DNA sequence from the Asticcacaulis sp. AND118 genome:
TCCTCGCTCATCGACACGTCGAAACGGTCGTGGATGGCCTTGATAAGGCCCTCGATCAGGTTCTCTGGGGCGGATGCGCCGGCAGAGACGCCGACCGTCTTCGCGCCGTCGAACCAAGTCCAGTCGACTTCGGAGGCATCGTCAACGAGGTGCGCAGCCTGAGCCCCGGCGCGCAGGGCGACCTCGACCAGACGCTGAGAATTGGAGGATTTCTTCGAGCCGATGACGAGGAACAGGTCGCAGTCTTCGGCCACGCGCTTCACCGCGTCCTGACGGTTGGTCGTGGCGTAGCAGATGTCTTCCTTGTGCGGCAGGGAGATGTCGGGGAAGCGCGACTTCAGTTCCGCGACGATGTCGGCGGTGTCGTCCACGGACAGGGTGGTCTGGGTGACGAAGGCGAGGTTTTTCGGGTCGACGGGGACGAAGGCGCGGACGTCCTCGACCGTTTCGATCAGCTTGACCACGCCATCGGGCAACTGTCCCATGGTGCCGATGACTTCGGGGTGACCGGCGTGACCGATCAGCAGGATTTCGCGGCCGGCATCGTGGTGGCGTTCGGCCTCGACATGGACCTTTGAGACCAGCGGGCAGGTGGCGTCGAGGAAGAACATCTGACGCGAGGTGGCTTCGGCCGGCACCGACTTCGGCACGCCGTGGGCGGAAAAGACCACCGGGCGGTCCGGCGGGCACTGCTCCAGTTCCTTGACGAACACGGCACCCAGCCCCTTGAGTCGATCGACCACGTGCTTGTTATGCACGATCTCGTGGCGCACATAGACCGGCGCGCCATAGAGTTCGAGGGCGCGTTCAACGATCTGGATGGCGCGGTCGACCCCGGCGCAGAAACCGCGCGGCGTCGCCAGTTTTAGGGTAAGAGCCTTGGACATGCGCGTTAGATAAGCGTTTTCGCGGCGGCGCGCCATATGCATTGTGCGTCATGCACAATACGCGTTCGCCATGAAGTCGCCCACATCCCTGATTAGGCCTTTGAAAATCGTGGACGAGACGCTACTAAGTGGGGGCGCTTCGCCGCGCCCTTTCGACTTTTCAAGCTCAAGAGACCTTCATGTCTTCCAAACTGCGTGCGCTTCTGTTCGGCCTGTCGATGGCCGGTGTCGCTTCGGCGGCGATTCTGCCTGATCTGGCGGCGGCGCAGAACCGCGATCGCGACCGCGAGCAGTCCGAGGACGATGCCGGCAAGCGCGCCAAGAAGGAAGAAGAGTGGGAACAGAAGGACCTGCGTCTGGCCAAGCGCCGCGCCGACGGTCCGTGCCCCTACGTGAAGGTGCTTTACGAAGCCGCCCGCTACCATGAGTTTGCGGACAACAAGGAAGCCTCGTCCGACGCCAAGTGGACGGGTCAGATCAACGGCGTGGCCTCCGATTGCGCCTATAAGGGCGACGAGCCGATCGAGATTGCCATGATCGTCGGCTTCTCGCTGGGCAAGGGCCCCAAGG
Encoded proteins:
- the ispH gene encoding 4-hydroxy-3-methylbut-2-enyl diphosphate reductase — protein: MSKALTLKLATPRGFCAGVDRAIQIVERALELYGAPVYVRHEIVHNKHVVDRLKGLGAVFVKELEQCPPDRPVVFSAHGVPKSVPAEATSRQMFFLDATCPLVSKVHVEAERHHDAGREILLIGHAGHPEVIGTMGQLPDGVVKLIETVEDVRAFVPVDPKNLAFVTQTTLSVDDTADIVAELKSRFPDISLPHKEDICYATTNRQDAVKRVAEDCDLFLVIGSKKSSNSQRLVEVALRAGAQAAHLVDDASEVDWTWFDGAKTVGVSAGASAPENLIEGLIKAIHDRFDVSMSEDNGVRETVTFKLPRVLTEASA
- a CDS encoding Tat pathway signal sequence domain protein, which produces MSSKLRALLFGLSMAGVASAAILPDLAAAQNRDRDREQSEDDAGKRAKKEEEWEQKDLRLAKRRADGPCPYVKVLYEAARYHEFADNKEASSDAKWTGQINGVASDCAYKGDEPIEIAMIVGFSLGKGPKAGADSNTYRYWVAVTDRDKAVLAKEYFDLPVNFNGKQTVDVATRIENIVIPRAGSSVAGSNFEVLIGFDVTPQMVDFNRQGKRFRFAKVK